A region from the Bactrocera dorsalis isolate Fly_Bdor chromosome 1, ASM2337382v1, whole genome shotgun sequence genome encodes:
- the LOC105227812 gene encoding ral GTPase-activating protein subunit beta isoform X5, giving the protein MYSEWVSLSSQISADSCAAQSCSVLNKFPASAGREVTVSVVRQLASNLGITQNAEPSHLVRDEEVNWCMDVICFGLSLPLQEHETIKDCVNVYCEWLTALHPQPRISVPKPICEDANMYCRKIVSHFHNLFVPRQGEILPFIYQNTLGADTINRQAVLCHRVLRTLQQTAQISQTMDRKTWEALLLFLLAINEVLLAPPTVKDDVGDQLCERVLSVLFEVWLLACVRCFPSPSLWKTLQESCAMWRHRMTLIDQWNRVNLALTARLLEFTYGPAFPELKISEEDAQLIPADMTNDCVAQTWYRLLRTIGNPTALCSPHVISKSSHFMQWALTHDKGAETYQHPCLQALPQIFLKAIKGISNQVDAFLGIYRPPPHQAEDAITNLLDIRLSLNEATASSVTAGIHSFFHHGSNSALNSSGGGAPTVATNNAQQQQHHHHHHYHPHLHLHGAGQFLRDNFISGSASSALNAIMGHHGSASTPASAGAHTGTGSGSATGNTSGSGSQSAGVVGSITFGTPLNAVTTTTSASSSAVDGAQQSAPLPYSPTPPLQRRLAKSFSVAPALGNNNVNVTQQKGLSKAALIGITGARLSTTQAPLTPTSGPPSSNSLTSLPSLGFENRPPLAVARPKCNSILHLFGEWLFEAAHIGGDAWFMNTKKQATEASKRPSSMIMENRKGSISLSQPNSLNDPNSLPPSLTIDKYESGRAEAIGTLCKIFCAKKTGEEILPVYLARFYMALQQCLKITEAKECDETLASILLNSSDLFRLDLNGVQVLLPGFISALEIVLPDKDLKIKTQAMHFNKTELRRASINILLSILTLPLHFQTLPIRDLTNESTERVISFIQLKPRLINILMNALQVETDAQNTHMLLGGLLLTVQDAVTFEETELVGTEHLHAASPTPCDTNLLSSACSERSASIASAGNSSLGGHSNATIGATGVVGGASAPLTAGTGGAAVGGGYAGRDNVSQHDFPSLTVSDDFPMELLQEFESASVYDNAHALFVRATYLVCHRLISSWKTDLNVSLAALELLSGLARLHIRDSDALECKRAVKWICDYICYQCSRPPPAHSKDLHSTIVAAFQCTSAWLMQHPYLLQDKDCLQTVLEVVELGISGTKSVGKSGDIPKFKDEKELKPASMRVRDAAESLLTIILEQVGYFPGECGPESISSLLDEVALMKHCNSMPDSGAGSVGGTSITTEQAIAKFKYFVTENSTILALLEEPLGNAEDPQPTVTLLIRGPFGRHAWTMQLRHLPRSKSGTKYHAVNPGRPIPMNDTPQRIEFDQKFFPDGVEKVTPCVADYSIPTLEQIREQYGADNIRQLETMIENQSIDEKLAWAATDNSADSLSHAQESVPPAVCHEFQAARLFLSHFGFLTFEERNPNNPSESLGAPAQRPLIVLDTKRSQFAQELGMLDKLSARTYDTVHVFYVKSGQTTAQEIIGNMNDEHVRSLDAHFGNMLLTLGWPVDLEEHSGWTGLVSTSWSLKSSNQRDGDKQAHNRGNAAAGNNADLRFNGESKVLYWADVSSEIAFVVPTEWNMHCETDGSCLSLCSSHSSGDSLQSAASAGNVWARATDANAENAKTQKSRNLSLELDTKGGAGAKEPVPPTRRKTNAMKPSLQAQPPAKIFLVWLESFEDHLNFPIDDLLAYTRTGEETQTLQVPRASDCHVIYLHALQSGLLRVKLQGPTGRMSFATPLVDGMVLSRRVVGNLVRQTAHNMAKRRRLDNDNHQPPHVRRRLKVQDIVQKYKMDLSEPELLAHLFKSAI; this is encoded by the exons atgtattCCGAATGGGTTTCACTTTCTTCACAAATCTCGGCCGATAGCTGTGCAGCGCAGTCTTGCAGTGTACTCAATAAATTCCCTGCCTCCGCAGGCCGTGAAGTAACAGTGTCAGTTGTACGTCAGTTAGCAAGTAATTTGGGAATTACTCAAAATGCTGAGCCGAGCCATTTAGTACGCGATGAAGAG GTTAACTGGTGTATGGATGTAATCTGTTTTGGTCTGTCACTACCATTGCAAGAACATGAGACCATAAAAGATTGCGTAAATGTTTACTGCGAATGGCTGACAGCTTTGCACCCACAGCCACGAATAAGTGTGCCAAAGCCCATATGCGAGGATGCAAACATGTACTGCAGGAAGATCGTCAGCCACTTTCATAACTTGTTTGTGCCACGCCAGGGGGAAA TCTTGCCATTTATATATCAAAATACGCTTG GTGCTGATACCATTAATCGTCAAGCAGTGCTATGCCACCGGGTCCTACGTACACTTCAGCAAACGGCACAAATCTCACAAACAATGGATCGGAAAACATGGGAAGCATTACTGCTCTTCTTGCTGGCCATCAATGAAGTACTGCTAGCGCCACCCACAGTCAAAGATGATGTTGGCGATCAACTATGCGAAAGGGTGTTATCTGTGCTCTTCGAAGTTTGGCTCTTAGCATGCGTGCGTTGTTTTCCTTCACCTTCATTGTGGAAAACACTGCAAGAGTCATGTGCCATGTGGCGTCATCGCATGACTTTGATTGATCAATGGAATCGCGTTAATCTCGCTTTAACTGCACGTCTGCTGGAATTTACATATGGTCCTGCCTTCCCAgaactaaaaatat ctgaAGAAGATGCACAGCTAATACCTGCAGACATGACTAATGACTGTGTGGCGCAGACTTGGTATCGTTTGTTGCGCACAATTGGCAATCCAACAGCATTATGCTCGCCTCATGTTATCAGCAAATCATCGCATTTTATGCAGTGGGCCCTCACGCATGACAAAGGTGCTGAAACTTATCAGCATCCGTGTTTGCAGGCGCTGCCACAAATATTTCTGAAAGCAATCAAAGGCATTTCCAATCAAGTTGACGCATTTCTGG GCATTTATCGACCACCGCCGCATCAAGCGGAAGACGCAATCACAAATTTACTTGATATTCGCCTCTCACTCAACGAGGCGACCGCCTCTTCGGTCACCGCGGGTATTCATAGTTTTTTCCATCACGGCAGTAATAGCGCACTAAACTCGAGCGGTGGCGGCGCACCTACCGTTGCCACAAacaatgcacaacaacaacagcaccacCATCATCATCACTATCATCCGCACTTGCATTTGCATGGTGCTGGGCAATTTCTGCGCGACAACTTCATCAGCGGTTCGGCCAGCTCAGCACTGAACGCCATTATGGGTCATCATGGCAGTGCGTCAACACCAGCGAGTGCTGGTGCTCATACTGGTACTGGAAGCGGCAGTGCAACGGGCAATACCAGCGGTAGTGGCAGCCAATCGGCTGGTGTTGTCGGTTCGATAACATTCGGTACGCCGTTGAATGCCGTTACCACTACCACATCGGCATCATCGTCGGCTGTAGATGGTGCACAACAAAGCGCGCCGTTGCCATATTCACCCACACCACCGTTGCAACGACGTTTGGCGAAGAGCTTTAGCGTGGCACCAGCACTGGGCAACAACAACGTTAATGTAACGCAACAAAAGG GCTTGAGCAAAGCCGCGCTTATCGGCATAACCGGTGCACGTTTGTCCACAACGCAAGCACCACTCACACCCACGTCTGGTCCGCCATCCTCTAATAGCCTAACAT CGCTGCCTTCGCTGGGCTTCGAAAATCGCCCCCCTCTGGCTGTTGCGCGGCCCAAATGCAACAGCATTTTGCACTTATTCGGCGAATGGCTCTTCGAGGCGGCGCACATTGGTGGCGATGCTTGGTTTATGAACACAAAGA AACAAGCTACCGAGGCCAGCAAACGTCCGTCGTCTATGATCATGGAGAATCGTAAGGGCAGTATTTCGCTGTCACAACCGAATTCGTTGAATGATCCGAACAGCTTGCCGCCCTCGTTGACCATCGATAAGTATGAGTCGGGACGTGCGGAGGCTATAGGCACGTTGTGTAAGATATTTTGCGCTAAAAAGACTGGTGAGGAAATACTCCCCGTCTATTTGGCGCGTTTCTATATGGCGTTGCAGCAGTGCTTGAAAATAACCGAAGCTAAAGAGTGTGACGAAACATTGGCGAGCATTTTGTTGAACTCATCTGATCTATTTCGGCTTGATTTGAATGGCGTGCAAGTGCTATTGCCCGGTTTTATAAGCGCCCTGGAGATTGTTTTGCCAGATAAGGATTTGAAGATTAAAACTCAGGCAATGCATTTCAACAAAACCGAGCTGCGACGCGCATCGATTAATATATTGCTTTCAATTCTTACCTTACCGTTGCACTTTCAAACGCTACCCATACGCGATTTAACGAATGAGTCGACGGAACG CGTCATTTCTTTCATACAACTAAAGCCCCGCTTAATCAATATACTGATGAATGCCTTGCAAGTCGAAACTGATGCTCAGAACACGCACATGCTACTTGGCGGCCTGCTGCTGACTGTGCAGGATGCGGTCACCTTTGAGGAAACGGAATTGGTTGGCACCGAGCATTTGCATGCCGCCTCACCCACGCCGTGCGATACGAATCTACTGAGTTCGG CTTGCTCAGAACGTTCCGCATCGATAGCCAGCGCGGGCAACTCAAGTTTAGGTGGTCACAGCAATGCCACCATTGGTGCAACGGGCGTTGTTGGTGGCGCTAGCGCGCCCTTGACAGCCGGTACGGGCGGTGCTGCTGTTGGCGGTGGTTACGCTGGACGTGATAACGTATCACAACACGATTTCCCCAGCCTTACCGTATCTGATGATTTCCCCATGGAGTTGCTACAAGAATTTGAGAGTGCTTCAGTTTATG atAATGCGCACGCCTTATTCGTACGCGCCACCTATTTGGTCTGTCATCGTTTGATTTCGTCGTGGAAAACCGATTTGAATGTTTCATTAGCCGCCTTGGAATTGCTCTCCGGCTTAGCACGTCTACACATACGCGACTCAG ACGCGTTAGAATGTAAGCGAGCGGTGAAATGGATCTGCGATTATATTTGTTATCAGTGCTCGCGTCCGCCACCAGCGCATAGCAAAGATTTGCACAGCACCATTGTGGCGGCCTTCCAATGCACCTCGGCTTGGTTGATGCAGCATCCGTACTTGTTGCAGGACAAGGATTGCCTACAAACGGTGTTGGAGGTAGTTGAGCTGGGCATATCGGGCACCAAGAGTGTCGGTAAAAGTGGTGACATACCGAAATTCAAGGACGAGAAGGAACTAAAGCCCGCCTCGATGCGTGTGCGTGATGCTGCCGAAAGTTTGCTTACAATCATACTCGAACAAGTCGGTTACTTCCCCGGTGAATGTGGTCCGGAGTCGATATCATCGTTGCTGGATGAGGTTGCGCTGATGAAGCACTGTAATTCAATGCCTGATAGTGGCGCTGGTAGCGTTGGTGGCACGTCCATAACAACCGAGCAGGCCATAGCGAAGTTCAAGTATTTCGTCACAGAGAATTCCACGATATTGGCGCTTTTGGAGGAGCCGCTTGGCAACGCTGAAGATCCACAGCCGACGGTGACAC TGCTTATACGCGGTCCCTTCGGTCGTCACGCTTGGACTATGCAATTGCGTCACTTGCCACGCAGCAAATCGGGCACGAAATATCACGCTGTCAATCCTGGCCGACCCATACCGATGAATGACACGCCGCAGCGCATCGAATTCGATCAGAAATTCTTTCCCGACGGTGTCGAAAAGGTGACACCCTGTGTTGCCGATTACTCCATACCGACGCTGGAACAAATCCGCGAGCAATATGGCGCCGACAACATACGCCAGTTGGAGACTATGATTGAGAATCAAAGTATTGACGAGAAGTTGGCCTGGGCCGCAACCGATAACAGTGCGGATAGTCTTTCGCATGCGCAGGAGAGTGTGCCGCCTGCGGTCTGTCACGAATTCCAGGCAGCGCGTCTCTTTCTCTCACATTTCGGCTTTTTAACTTTCGAGGAACGCAATCCGAACAATCCGTCGGAGTCGTTGGGCGCGCCGGCACAACGACCGCTCATCGTGCTCGATACGAAGCGTAGTCAATTTGCGCAGGAACTGGGCATGCTGGATAAATTGAGCGCGCGCACCTATGACACCGTGCATGTGTTCTACGTTAAATCGGGACAGACAACGGCACAAGAGATTATCGGCAATATGAATGATGAGCATGTGCGCAGCCTAGATGCGCACTTCGGCAATATGCTGTTAACTTTAG GCTGGCCCGTAGACTTGGAGGAACACTCCGGCTGGACTGGTTTGGTCAGCACATCGTGGTCGCTTAAAAGCTCCAATCAACGCGATGGCGACAAGCAAGCGCATAATCGTGGCAACGCAGCCGCAGGCAACAATGCTGACTTGCGCTTCAATGGCGAATCGAAGGTGCTCTACTGGGCCGACGTTAGCTCGGAAATCGCATTCGTCGTACCAACCGAATGGAATATGCATTGTGAAACCGATGGCAGCTGCCTTTCGCTCTGTTCGTCGCACTCCTCGGGCGATAGCTTGCAATCGGCCGCATCGGCAGGCAATGTGTGGGCGCGCGCCACCGATGCGAACGCCGAAAATGCTAAAACACAGAAATCACGTAATCTCTCTTTGGAACTGGACACTAAAGGCGGCGCTGGCGCAAAGGAACCAGTGCCGCCGACGCGTCGCAAAACCAATGCTATGAAGCCGTCATTACAGGCGCAGCCGCCAGCCAAAATATTTCTAGTTTGGTTGGAGTCGTTTGAGGATCACTTGAACTTTCCAATCG ATGACTTGCTGGCCTACACACGCACTGGCGAGGAGACGCAAACGCTGCAAGTGCCGCGCGCTAGCGACTGTCATGTTATATACCTACACGCCTTGCAGTCCGGCTTGTTGCGTGTGAAATTACAGGGGCCTACGGGACGTATGAGTTTCGCCACACCGCTGGTGGATGGCATGGTGCTGAGCCGTCGTGTGGTGGGCAATTTGGTGCGCCAGACTGCGCACAATATGGCCAAGCGTCGGCGCTTGGATAATGACAA CCACCAACCGCCTCACGTGCGCCGAAGACTCAAAGTACAGGACATTGTACAGAAATACAAAATGGATTTGAGTGAACCGGAATTGCTGGCACATCTCTTTAAAAGCGCCATCTAG
- the LOC105227812 gene encoding ral GTPase-activating protein subunit beta isoform X2, which translates to MYSEWVSLSSQISADSCAAQSCSVLNKFPASAGREVTVSVVRQLASNLGITQNAEPSHLVRDEEVNWCMDVICFGLSLPLQEHETIKDCVNVYCEWLTALHPQPRISVPKPICEDANMYCRKIVSHFHNLFVPRQGEILPFIYQNTLGADTINRQAVLCHRVLRTLQQTAQISQTMDRKTWEALLLFLLAINEVLLAPPTVKDDVGDQLCERVLSVLFEVWLLACVRCFPSPSLWKTLQESCAMWRHRMTLIDQWNRVNLALTARLLEFTYGPAFPELKISEEDAQLIPADMTNDCVAQTWYRLLRTIGNPTALCSPHVISKSSHFMQWALTHDKGAETYQHPCLQALPQIFLKAIKGISNQVDAFLGIYRPPPHQAEDAITNLLDIRLSLNEATASSVTAGIHSFFHHGSNSALNSSGGGAPTVATNNAQQQQHHHHHHYHPHLHLHGAGQFLRDNFISGSASSALNAIMGHHGSASTPASAGAHTGTGSGSATGNTSGSGSQSAGVVGSITFGTPLNAVTTTTSASSSAVDGAQQSAPLPYSPTPPLQRRLAKSFSVAPALGNNNVNVTQQKGLSKAALIGITGARLSTTQAPLTPTSGPPSSNSLTSLPSLGFENRPPLAVARPKCNSILHLFGEWLFEAAHIGGDAWFMNTKKQATEASKRPSSMIMENRKGSISLSQPNSLNDPNSLPPSLTIDKYESGRAEAIGTLCKIFCAKKTGEEILPVYLARFYMALQQCLKITEAKECDETLASILLNSSDLFRLDLNGVQVLLPGFISALEIVLPDKDLKIKTQAMHFNKTELRRASINILLSILTLPLHFQTLPIRDLTNESTERVISFIQLKPRLINILMNALQVETDAQNTHMLLGGLLLTVQDAVTFEETELVGTEHLHAASPTPCDTNLLSSACSERSASIASAGNSSLGGHSNATIGATGVVGGASAPLTAGTGGAAVGGGYAGRDNVSQHDFPSLTVSDDFPMELLQEFESASVYDNAHALFVRATYLVCHRLISSWKTDLNVSLAALELLSGLARLHIRDSESLVKIEEPSQNLTIISTDALECKRAVKWICDYICYQCSRPPPAHSKDLHSTIVAAFQCTSAWLMQHPYLLQDKDCLQTVLEVVELGISGTKSVGKSGDIPKFKDEKELKPASMRVRDAAESLLTIILEQVGYFPGECGPESISSLLDEVALMKHCNSMPDSGAGSVGGTSITTEQAIAKFKYFVTENSTILALLEEPLGNAEDPQPTVTLLIRGPFGRHAWTMQLRHLPRSKSGTKYHAVNPGRPIPMNDTPQRIEFDQKFFPDGVEKVTPCVADYSIPTLEQIREQYGADNIRQLETMIENQSIDEKLAWAATDNSADSLSHAQESVPPAVCHEFQAARLFLSHFGFLTFEERNPNNPSESLGAPAQRPLIVLDTKRSQFAQELGMLDKLSARTYDTVHVFYVKSGQTTAQEIIGNMNDEHVRSLDAHFGNMLLTLGWPVDLEEHSGWTGLVSTSWSLKSSNQRDGDKQAHNRGNAAAGNNADLRFNGESKVLYWADVSSEIAFVVPTEWNMHCETDGSCLSLCSSHSSGDSLQSAASAGNVWARATDANAENAKTQKSRNLSLELDTKGGAGAKEPVPPTRRKTNAMKPSLQAQPPAKIFLVWLESFEDHLNFPIDDLLAYTRTGEETQTLQVPRASDCHVIYLHALQSGLLRVKLQGPTGRMSFATPLVDGMVLSRRVVGNLVRQTAHNMAKRRRLDNDNHQPPHVRRRLKVQDIVQKYKMDLSEPELLAHLFKSAI; encoded by the exons atgtattCCGAATGGGTTTCACTTTCTTCACAAATCTCGGCCGATAGCTGTGCAGCGCAGTCTTGCAGTGTACTCAATAAATTCCCTGCCTCCGCAGGCCGTGAAGTAACAGTGTCAGTTGTACGTCAGTTAGCAAGTAATTTGGGAATTACTCAAAATGCTGAGCCGAGCCATTTAGTACGCGATGAAGAG GTTAACTGGTGTATGGATGTAATCTGTTTTGGTCTGTCACTACCATTGCAAGAACATGAGACCATAAAAGATTGCGTAAATGTTTACTGCGAATGGCTGACAGCTTTGCACCCACAGCCACGAATAAGTGTGCCAAAGCCCATATGCGAGGATGCAAACATGTACTGCAGGAAGATCGTCAGCCACTTTCATAACTTGTTTGTGCCACGCCAGGGGGAAA TCTTGCCATTTATATATCAAAATACGCTTG GTGCTGATACCATTAATCGTCAAGCAGTGCTATGCCACCGGGTCCTACGTACACTTCAGCAAACGGCACAAATCTCACAAACAATGGATCGGAAAACATGGGAAGCATTACTGCTCTTCTTGCTGGCCATCAATGAAGTACTGCTAGCGCCACCCACAGTCAAAGATGATGTTGGCGATCAACTATGCGAAAGGGTGTTATCTGTGCTCTTCGAAGTTTGGCTCTTAGCATGCGTGCGTTGTTTTCCTTCACCTTCATTGTGGAAAACACTGCAAGAGTCATGTGCCATGTGGCGTCATCGCATGACTTTGATTGATCAATGGAATCGCGTTAATCTCGCTTTAACTGCACGTCTGCTGGAATTTACATATGGTCCTGCCTTCCCAgaactaaaaatat ctgaAGAAGATGCACAGCTAATACCTGCAGACATGACTAATGACTGTGTGGCGCAGACTTGGTATCGTTTGTTGCGCACAATTGGCAATCCAACAGCATTATGCTCGCCTCATGTTATCAGCAAATCATCGCATTTTATGCAGTGGGCCCTCACGCATGACAAAGGTGCTGAAACTTATCAGCATCCGTGTTTGCAGGCGCTGCCACAAATATTTCTGAAAGCAATCAAAGGCATTTCCAATCAAGTTGACGCATTTCTGG GCATTTATCGACCACCGCCGCATCAAGCGGAAGACGCAATCACAAATTTACTTGATATTCGCCTCTCACTCAACGAGGCGACCGCCTCTTCGGTCACCGCGGGTATTCATAGTTTTTTCCATCACGGCAGTAATAGCGCACTAAACTCGAGCGGTGGCGGCGCACCTACCGTTGCCACAAacaatgcacaacaacaacagcaccacCATCATCATCACTATCATCCGCACTTGCATTTGCATGGTGCTGGGCAATTTCTGCGCGACAACTTCATCAGCGGTTCGGCCAGCTCAGCACTGAACGCCATTATGGGTCATCATGGCAGTGCGTCAACACCAGCGAGTGCTGGTGCTCATACTGGTACTGGAAGCGGCAGTGCAACGGGCAATACCAGCGGTAGTGGCAGCCAATCGGCTGGTGTTGTCGGTTCGATAACATTCGGTACGCCGTTGAATGCCGTTACCACTACCACATCGGCATCATCGTCGGCTGTAGATGGTGCACAACAAAGCGCGCCGTTGCCATATTCACCCACACCACCGTTGCAACGACGTTTGGCGAAGAGCTTTAGCGTGGCACCAGCACTGGGCAACAACAACGTTAATGTAACGCAACAAAAGG GCTTGAGCAAAGCCGCGCTTATCGGCATAACCGGTGCACGTTTGTCCACAACGCAAGCACCACTCACACCCACGTCTGGTCCGCCATCCTCTAATAGCCTAACAT CGCTGCCTTCGCTGGGCTTCGAAAATCGCCCCCCTCTGGCTGTTGCGCGGCCCAAATGCAACAGCATTTTGCACTTATTCGGCGAATGGCTCTTCGAGGCGGCGCACATTGGTGGCGATGCTTGGTTTATGAACACAAAGA AACAAGCTACCGAGGCCAGCAAACGTCCGTCGTCTATGATCATGGAGAATCGTAAGGGCAGTATTTCGCTGTCACAACCGAATTCGTTGAATGATCCGAACAGCTTGCCGCCCTCGTTGACCATCGATAAGTATGAGTCGGGACGTGCGGAGGCTATAGGCACGTTGTGTAAGATATTTTGCGCTAAAAAGACTGGTGAGGAAATACTCCCCGTCTATTTGGCGCGTTTCTATATGGCGTTGCAGCAGTGCTTGAAAATAACCGAAGCTAAAGAGTGTGACGAAACATTGGCGAGCATTTTGTTGAACTCATCTGATCTATTTCGGCTTGATTTGAATGGCGTGCAAGTGCTATTGCCCGGTTTTATAAGCGCCCTGGAGATTGTTTTGCCAGATAAGGATTTGAAGATTAAAACTCAGGCAATGCATTTCAACAAAACCGAGCTGCGACGCGCATCGATTAATATATTGCTTTCAATTCTTACCTTACCGTTGCACTTTCAAACGCTACCCATACGCGATTTAACGAATGAGTCGACGGAACG CGTCATTTCTTTCATACAACTAAAGCCCCGCTTAATCAATATACTGATGAATGCCTTGCAAGTCGAAACTGATGCTCAGAACACGCACATGCTACTTGGCGGCCTGCTGCTGACTGTGCAGGATGCGGTCACCTTTGAGGAAACGGAATTGGTTGGCACCGAGCATTTGCATGCCGCCTCACCCACGCCGTGCGATACGAATCTACTGAGTTCGG CTTGCTCAGAACGTTCCGCATCGATAGCCAGCGCGGGCAACTCAAGTTTAGGTGGTCACAGCAATGCCACCATTGGTGCAACGGGCGTTGTTGGTGGCGCTAGCGCGCCCTTGACAGCCGGTACGGGCGGTGCTGCTGTTGGCGGTGGTTACGCTGGACGTGATAACGTATCACAACACGATTTCCCCAGCCTTACCGTATCTGATGATTTCCCCATGGAGTTGCTACAAGAATTTGAGAGTGCTTCAGTTTATG atAATGCGCACGCCTTATTCGTACGCGCCACCTATTTGGTCTGTCATCGTTTGATTTCGTCGTGGAAAACCGATTTGAATGTTTCATTAGCCGCCTTGGAATTGCTCTCCGGCTTAGCACGTCTACACATACGCGACTCAG AATCCTTAGTTAAAATTGAAGAACCAAGTCAAAATTTAACTATAATATCCACAGACGCGTTAGAATGTAAGCGAGCGGTGAAATGGATCTGCGATTATATTTGTTATCAGTGCTCGCGTCCGCCACCAGCGCATAGCAAAGATTTGCACAGCACCATTGTGGCGGCCTTCCAATGCACCTCGGCTTGGTTGATGCAGCATCCGTACTTGTTGCAGGACAAGGATTGCCTACAAACGGTGTTGGAGGTAGTTGAGCTGGGCATATCGGGCACCAAGAGTGTCGGTAAAAGTGGTGACATACCGAAATTCAAGGACGAGAAGGAACTAAAGCCCGCCTCGATGCGTGTGCGTGATGCTGCCGAAAGTTTGCTTACAATCATACTCGAACAAGTCGGTTACTTCCCCGGTGAATGTGGTCCGGAGTCGATATCATCGTTGCTGGATGAGGTTGCGCTGATGAAGCACTGTAATTCAATGCCTGATAGTGGCGCTGGTAGCGTTGGTGGCACGTCCATAACAACCGAGCAGGCCATAGCGAAGTTCAAGTATTTCGTCACAGAGAATTCCACGATATTGGCGCTTTTGGAGGAGCCGCTTGGCAACGCTGAAGATCCACAGCCGACGGTGACAC TGCTTATACGCGGTCCCTTCGGTCGTCACGCTTGGACTATGCAATTGCGTCACTTGCCACGCAGCAAATCGGGCACGAAATATCACGCTGTCAATCCTGGCCGACCCATACCGATGAATGACACGCCGCAGCGCATCGAATTCGATCAGAAATTCTTTCCCGACGGTGTCGAAAAGGTGACACCCTGTGTTGCCGATTACTCCATACCGACGCTGGAACAAATCCGCGAGCAATATGGCGCCGACAACATACGCCAGTTGGAGACTATGATTGAGAATCAAAGTATTGACGAGAAGTTGGCCTGGGCCGCAACCGATAACAGTGCGGATAGTCTTTCGCATGCGCAGGAGAGTGTGCCGCCTGCGGTCTGTCACGAATTCCAGGCAGCGCGTCTCTTTCTCTCACATTTCGGCTTTTTAACTTTCGAGGAACGCAATCCGAACAATCCGTCGGAGTCGTTGGGCGCGCCGGCACAACGACCGCTCATCGTGCTCGATACGAAGCGTAGTCAATTTGCGCAGGAACTGGGCATGCTGGATAAATTGAGCGCGCGCACCTATGACACCGTGCATGTGTTCTACGTTAAATCGGGACAGACAACGGCACAAGAGATTATCGGCAATATGAATGATGAGCATGTGCGCAGCCTAGATGCGCACTTCGGCAATATGCTGTTAACTTTAG GCTGGCCCGTAGACTTGGAGGAACACTCCGGCTGGACTGGTTTGGTCAGCACATCGTGGTCGCTTAAAAGCTCCAATCAACGCGATGGCGACAAGCAAGCGCATAATCGTGGCAACGCAGCCGCAGGCAACAATGCTGACTTGCGCTTCAATGGCGAATCGAAGGTGCTCTACTGGGCCGACGTTAGCTCGGAAATCGCATTCGTCGTACCAACCGAATGGAATATGCATTGTGAAACCGATGGCAGCTGCCTTTCGCTCTGTTCGTCGCACTCCTCGGGCGATAGCTTGCAATCGGCCGCATCGGCAGGCAATGTGTGGGCGCGCGCCACCGATGCGAACGCCGAAAATGCTAAAACACAGAAATCACGTAATCTCTCTTTGGAACTGGACACTAAAGGCGGCGCTGGCGCAAAGGAACCAGTGCCGCCGACGCGTCGCAAAACCAATGCTATGAAGCCGTCATTACAGGCGCAGCCGCCAGCCAAAATATTTCTAGTTTGGTTGGAGTCGTTTGAGGATCACTTGAACTTTCCAATCG ATGACTTGCTGGCCTACACACGCACTGGCGAGGAGACGCAAACGCTGCAAGTGCCGCGCGCTAGCGACTGTCATGTTATATACCTACACGCCTTGCAGTCCGGCTTGTTGCGTGTGAAATTACAGGGGCCTACGGGACGTATGAGTTTCGCCACACCGCTGGTGGATGGCATGGTGCTGAGCCGTCGTGTGGTGGGCAATTTGGTGCGCCAGACTGCGCACAATATGGCCAAGCGTCGGCGCTTGGATAATGACAA CCACCAACCGCCTCACGTGCGCCGAAGACTCAAAGTACAGGACATTGTACAGAAATACAAAATGGATTTGAGTGAACCGGAATTGCTGGCACATCTCTTTAAAAGCGCCATCTAG